In Ensifer canadensis, a genomic segment contains:
- a CDS encoding ferredoxin reductase family protein — MGAFLVWSLIVFAGLLAVPAVSHTNAQTTFSLMASSMAFVGMAIAQFMAARPPVIEPLFGGLDRIYHLHRRIGISVLMLILVHYFLTPDFKGLSFTSGLNQLAASAGKYGFYGLTALLVLSIVKIIPKTRIEIPYHLWRYTHRFIGLLFALVAFHQMFIKRPYDSTALLAVYLNAFAALGILSYAYTQLLPWLRTRCYEVSEVEKHDGATIISARSKGRALRAKPGQFGFLRVLKAGLREPHPFTIADIDGNGTVRFAIKPLGDYTQALRDQIAVGDRLKLEGGYGQFNHRRGAKKQIWLAGGIGVTPFLAMASHLKGDEDQDIHMVYCVRDRKEAIGLETFEAQAEKLGNFSFVLHDSATDGRLDAAKLAAGSVIDPGEADLWFCGPAPLREAIVKGLKELGKKPRRVEFEQFQFR, encoded by the coding sequence GTGGGTGCGTTTCTGGTCTGGTCGCTGATTGTGTTTGCGGGGCTGCTTGCCGTCCCGGCGGTCAGCCATACGAACGCGCAGACGACGTTCTCGCTGATGGCGTCCTCGATGGCTTTCGTCGGAATGGCGATTGCGCAGTTCATGGCGGCACGTCCGCCCGTCATCGAACCGCTGTTCGGCGGGCTCGACCGCATCTATCACCTTCATCGCCGGATCGGCATCTCCGTGCTGATGCTCATTCTCGTCCATTATTTCCTGACGCCTGATTTCAAGGGGCTGTCGTTCACCAGCGGTTTGAACCAGCTTGCTGCCTCCGCCGGCAAGTATGGCTTCTACGGGCTGACGGCGCTGCTTGTTCTCAGCATCGTCAAGATCATCCCGAAGACCAGAATCGAGATACCCTATCACCTGTGGCGTTATACCCATCGGTTCATCGGGCTCTTGTTCGCGCTTGTCGCGTTCCACCAGATGTTCATCAAGCGCCCCTATGACAGCACGGCGCTGCTGGCGGTCTATCTCAATGCGTTCGCAGCACTCGGGATCCTCAGCTACGCCTATACGCAGCTTCTGCCGTGGCTGAGGACGCGATGCTACGAGGTTTCCGAGGTCGAAAAGCACGATGGTGCGACGATCATTTCGGCGCGTTCAAAGGGGCGCGCGCTGAGGGCCAAACCGGGGCAGTTCGGTTTCCTGCGTGTCCTGAAGGCTGGTCTGCGCGAGCCGCACCCCTTCACAATCGCCGACATCGATGGCAACGGCACGGTGCGCTTCGCCATCAAGCCGCTCGGCGACTATACGCAGGCGTTGCGCGATCAGATTGCTGTCGGCGACCGGTTGAAGCTCGAAGGCGGATACGGCCAGTTCAATCACCGACGCGGGGCGAAGAAGCAGATCTGGCTTGCCGGAGGTATCGGGGTCACGCCGTTTCTCGCCATGGCCAGCCATTTGAAGGGCGATGAGGACCAGGACATCCACATGGTCTATTGCGTGCGCGACCGAAAGGAAGCCATCGGCCTTGAAACCTTCGAGGCGCAGGCGGAAAAGCTCGGCAACTTCAGCTTCGTGCTGCACGATTCGGCCACAGACGGGCGGCTGGACGCGGCCAAACTGGCGGCGGGCAGCGTCATCGATCCGGGCGAGGCCGATCTTTGGTTCTGCGGTCCTGCGCCGCTGCGGGAGGCGATCGTCAAAGGGTTGAAAGAGCTTGGAAAGAAGCCGCGTCGCGTAGAGTTCGAACAGTTTCAGTTTCGATAG
- a CDS encoding c-type cytochrome translates to MRSLREMRANVSSGAGIRNRHALALAAGLLAAMLCPGVASVRDAFAEDAFSTYKANVENGKYMFNAAGCGACHGSGDETGLLSGGMEMNTAIGTFYAPNISPHANGIGGWSNAQFLNAVMVGLDRDGNNLYPVMPYTSYGGMKPEDVLDIKAYVETLPQSDAVSKEHEIAFPFSRQTTITLWKRSNFTVQAYQPREASQMERGRYLVENVGGCGDCHTPRTTTYGLDLERAFHGEKGLTGAVAPDIGKAKMAGLTAPEVFTTGLIDEGKKLSGAPISDPVMRRIAKGLSILSDDDRRAIYAFLSDREVKAPAPVAQSVTAVCKETTASTALTGDNAELAQQADAFIGKYCRNCHGPGESSQGSYPAGELTSIAADANFVTPGNAAKSRLFTSVTSGRMPLGKRPTDEEVKVLEDWINSLSEKNLPQTAATKPARSRPMLSHDQFVEAALKDISKVSALDRQHMRYFSYRDQYNGMMGCEDDATFMKRMDVLAGGFKKLLNSLSYGPKLVVPAEVDGTNGLLVRVDLRELQWDNADYDFLIKRYFYGVDPTSDASLQALSTETHTQLPIMRIDWFMSNGARPEVYNRLMKLPTHIRELETRFKIDVDDDIRRRNVLRAGFADGSSGVSDHNRMLERHDMPFGGYYWKSYDFAGDVGKQVLKRFPHGPKELGALDAGLVPFEHDGGEMIFSLPNGMQGYYLSTAAGKQLDVGPTTIVSFRDRPIGKGVEIVNARSCFDCHADGILSKRDQLREHIATSTLFSKDQQGVLLAMYVKQEELDEAYRKDRERFVEALQKLDVTEPTPDGGLQSKHAPGDAEIVTYFADKYEDELDFDALAAEFDMTPQQFSEAIKRVAEVDVLRLGLDWVTTLEAGGTVPRNEVEQQYALLLEPLAQRRPLDTSTIVVAGTEQQSEEKPQSVAAAAPDYRKQEKAGGTKLELALKVPTTTAKVGDQLSFELSVNQACELQILYVEENGNVEIIPDEMIGHTTLQPGESRLIPQPGTGTLTFDTAAPAETMLAFCRVGGLADQRLTVEKARAFVVQSKLPPTRGLAVNLAKKAQADNGASSVQMVTFEIRE, encoded by the coding sequence ATGCGCAGTCTGCGTGAAATGCGAGCGAACGTCTCGTCAGGTGCCGGCATCCGCAATAGGCACGCACTGGCTCTGGCCGCCGGTCTGCTGGCCGCCATGCTCTGTCCCGGCGTCGCATCGGTGCGCGACGCTTTCGCCGAGGACGCCTTCTCGACCTACAAGGCGAATGTCGAGAACGGCAAGTACATGTTCAACGCCGCTGGTTGTGGCGCCTGCCACGGGTCGGGCGACGAAACTGGACTGCTGTCCGGCGGCATGGAGATGAACACGGCGATCGGCACTTTCTACGCGCCGAACATTTCGCCCCATGCCAACGGCATCGGTGGCTGGAGCAACGCCCAGTTCCTCAACGCTGTCATGGTCGGGCTTGATCGTGACGGCAACAATCTCTACCCGGTCATGCCCTACACATCCTATGGCGGTATGAAGCCGGAGGACGTGCTCGATATCAAGGCTTACGTCGAGACCTTGCCGCAATCAGACGCCGTCTCGAAGGAACATGAGATCGCTTTTCCTTTTAGTCGGCAAACGACCATAACTCTCTGGAAACGCAGCAATTTCACAGTTCAAGCCTACCAGCCGCGCGAAGCGTCGCAGATGGAGCGTGGCCGTTACCTGGTCGAAAATGTCGGTGGCTGTGGCGACTGTCACACGCCGCGCACGACGACTTATGGGCTCGACCTGGAAAGAGCTTTTCACGGCGAGAAGGGGCTGACCGGTGCGGTCGCACCGGATATCGGCAAGGCGAAGATGGCGGGGCTCACTGCGCCGGAAGTGTTTACCACGGGCCTTATAGACGAAGGCAAGAAGCTTTCGGGCGCACCGATCAGCGACCCGGTCATGCGACGGATCGCCAAGGGACTTTCGATACTCAGCGACGACGATCGTCGCGCGATCTACGCGTTCCTGTCCGATCGCGAGGTGAAAGCACCGGCGCCGGTGGCGCAGTCTGTGACGGCAGTGTGCAAGGAGACCACGGCCTCGACGGCGCTGACCGGCGACAATGCCGAACTCGCCCAACAGGCCGATGCCTTCATCGGCAAGTATTGCCGCAACTGCCATGGGCCGGGTGAAAGCTCTCAAGGCAGCTACCCCGCCGGTGAGCTGACGTCGATCGCCGCCGATGCCAATTTCGTCACGCCGGGCAATGCTGCGAAATCGCGCCTCTTCACCTCGGTCACCAGCGGCCGCATGCCGCTTGGCAAGCGCCCGACGGACGAAGAGGTCAAGGTGCTCGAGGACTGGATCAATTCGCTCAGCGAAAAGAACCTGCCGCAGACGGCAGCCACCAAACCCGCCCGATCGCGCCCGATGCTGTCCCATGACCAGTTCGTCGAGGCGGCGCTCAAGGACATTTCCAAGGTCAGTGCGCTTGATCGTCAGCACATGCGCTATTTCTCCTACCGTGACCAGTATAACGGCATGATGGGTTGCGAAGACGACGCCACGTTCATGAAGCGCATGGACGTGCTGGCCGGTGGCTTCAAGAAGCTGCTGAATTCCTTGTCCTATGGCCCGAAGCTGGTGGTGCCGGCGGAGGTGGACGGCACCAATGGTCTGCTCGTCCGGGTCGATCTGCGCGAGCTGCAGTGGGATAACGCTGATTACGATTTCCTGATCAAGCGCTATTTCTACGGCGTTGATCCGACGAGCGATGCGTCGCTTCAGGCGCTTTCCACCGAGACGCATACGCAACTGCCGATCATGCGGATCGACTGGTTCATGAGCAATGGCGCCCGGCCGGAGGTCTATAACAGACTGATGAAGCTGCCGACGCATATTCGCGAGCTGGAAACGCGCTTCAAGATCGATGTCGACGACGACATAAGGCGGCGTAACGTTCTGCGTGCCGGCTTTGCTGACGGTTCGTCCGGCGTATCGGACCACAATCGCATGCTCGAGCGTCACGACATGCCGTTTGGCGGCTACTATTGGAAATCCTACGATTTCGCCGGCGATGTCGGCAAACAGGTGCTCAAGCGTTTTCCGCATGGACCCAAGGAGTTGGGTGCGCTCGATGCCGGCCTTGTGCCGTTCGAGCACGACGGTGGCGAGATGATCTTTTCACTGCCCAACGGCATGCAGGGTTATTATCTGTCGACCGCGGCAGGAAAACAGCTCGATGTCGGGCCGACGACCATCGTTTCGTTCCGTGACCGGCCGATCGGCAAGGGCGTGGAGATCGTCAATGCCCGCTCCTGCTTCGATTGCCACGCCGATGGCATTCTGTCGAAACGTGATCAGTTGCGCGAGCATATCGCCACGTCGACGCTGTTCAGCAAGGACCAGCAGGGCGTGCTGTTGGCCATGTACGTGAAGCAGGAGGAGCTGGACGAGGCCTACCGCAAGGACCGCGAACGCTTCGTCGAGGCTCTGCAAAAACTCGACGTAACCGAACCGACGCCGGATGGCGGGCTTCAGAGCAAGCACGCACCCGGCGACGCCGAGATCGTCACCTACTTTGCCGACAAGTATGAAGATGAGCTCGACTTCGATGCTCTGGCGGCGGAGTTCGACATGACGCCGCAGCAGTTTTCTGAGGCGATCAAGCGAGTAGCGGAAGTGGATGTCCTGCGTCTCGGGCTTGATTGGGTCACGACGCTCGAAGCTGGCGGGACTGTTCCGCGCAACGAGGTCGAACAGCAATATGCCCTGTTGCTGGAGCCGCTCGCCCAGCGGCGCCCGCTCGATACCAGCACGATCGTCGTTGCCGGCACCGAGCAGCAGTCGGAGGAAAAACCGCAATCCGTAGCCGCAGCCGCGCCTGACTATCGCAAGCAGGAGAAGGCTGGCGGCACCAAGCTTGAGCTTGCCTTGAAGGTGCCGACGACGACGGCCAAGGTCGGTGACCAGCTGTCGTTCGAACTCAGCGTCAATCAGGCCTGCGAACTGCAGATCCTCTATGTCGAGGAAAACGGCAATGTCGAAATCATCCCAGATGAGATGATCGGCCACACGACGCTGCAGCCCGGCGAAAGCAGGCTGATCCCGCAGCCGGGAACCGGCACGCTGACCTTCGATACGGCAGCGCCCGCCGAAACCATGCTGGCCTTCTGCCGGGTTGGCGGTCTGGCCGATCAAAGGCTCACGGTGGAGAAAGCGCGCGCATTCGTCGTCCAATCGAAGTTGCCGCCGACGCGCGGATTGGCGGTCAATCTCGCGAAGAAGGCGCAGGCCGACAACGGCGCCAGCAGCGTGCAGATGGTAACTTTCGAGATTAGAGAATAG
- a CDS encoding OmpA family protein: MKGLIVASAMLLPLAYPARACDALVKTSEALNRGDEVGARAAAAPERTNACSSTEAALTRRVAALATFNRIANAVGAGARLDTFEGELEAVLSDVGGPWQILDALGDIDRERKNYERAATYYQQALEDAANEELTPEWMAPDKAYILRLDRLASEMRLAAIKPVKLAMRGACKFSYRGVSIRKKATPVRYVFGTAEFTPEGLQSAKDLFECLKSAKADAITLIGHTDPIGSAEANLKLSLARAEALANYLVGAGYKGTWTTIGKGEEEPFKPDDPGAYDEAMLHQLDRRVEVDVEK; the protein is encoded by the coding sequence ATGAAAGGGTTGATCGTCGCATCCGCAATGCTTTTGCCGCTCGCTTACCCGGCGCGCGCCTGCGACGCGTTAGTGAAAACCTCGGAGGCTCTCAACAGGGGCGACGAGGTCGGGGCGCGGGCAGCGGCCGCGCCGGAGCGCACGAATGCATGTTCGAGTACCGAGGCAGCGCTTACCCGGCGTGTAGCGGCGCTAGCAACGTTCAATCGCATCGCCAACGCAGTCGGGGCCGGTGCCAGGCTCGATACTTTCGAGGGTGAGCTTGAAGCTGTGCTGAGCGACGTCGGTGGGCCTTGGCAGATCCTCGACGCGCTCGGCGACATCGACCGGGAGCGAAAGAACTATGAACGTGCGGCAACCTATTACCAGCAGGCACTTGAGGATGCGGCCAACGAGGAACTGACGCCCGAGTGGATGGCGCCGGACAAGGCTTACATTCTGCGCCTCGATCGGCTCGCCTCCGAGATGCGGCTTGCAGCAATCAAGCCGGTGAAGCTTGCGATGCGCGGCGCCTGCAAGTTCTCCTATCGCGGTGTCTCGATCAGAAAGAAGGCGACGCCGGTTCGCTATGTCTTCGGAACAGCCGAGTTCACGCCTGAAGGGTTGCAGTCGGCAAAGGATTTGTTCGAGTGCCTGAAATCGGCAAAGGCGGATGCAATTACCTTGATCGGCCATACTGATCCGATCGGCAGCGCTGAGGCGAACCTGAAACTGTCGTTGGCAAGGGCCGAGGCGCTTGCCAACTATCTTGTCGGTGCTGGCTACAAGGGCACCTGGACGACGATTGGCAAGGGCGAGGAGGAGCCGTTCAAACCGGATGATCCGGGTGCCTACGACGAAGCGATGCTACATCAGTTGGATCGCCGCGTCGAAGTTGATGTGGAGAAATAG
- a CDS encoding caspase family protein yields MLRKALISCAFFSLAGLPALAATSALVVGVDVYPHEVSLDGAVKDARDVAQALKTADVGTIREFINEKATKDAIRAGWLELVGAATKGDMIIFTYAGHGAQMPELVAGSEPDGLDEFLELPGFDRSRAEETAKEIIVDNELNAWFAEAEAKGVQVLFVSDSCYSGGMNRSISGKTRLAPTVRAQLPPPSQEAVSGAAVKDADLSQVTILAASLESQLTPEVVIEGEPRGALSWSFARALEGAADRDGDGLISRVELEDYVFSNVKLQSEALQVPNFTPQVPRSDREIVLSLPRSAALADGNGAAATGRSSKLKPARDMGWTGTLALSVNGTAPTLENVGGSGVPYRWDATSGTFYTPNGDVAGEHVAADMVQGVVDKFILLDFLKVLAAQNPGKVSLTPVKDIYSSGDRLNFDAPQSGYANMLVFNLANTGEVQLLDAQVSGSGSHVFKLRDLEVVKPFGADHLVVVSTNAPIDAVVAALSSPGVEASEFLRLLEERLDGTDSAVAIQPLYTRERGQ; encoded by the coding sequence GTGCTGCGCAAGGCTCTGATTTCGTGCGCTTTCTTTAGTCTAGCGGGTCTGCCGGCGCTGGCGGCCACGTCGGCGCTTGTCGTCGGCGTCGACGTCTATCCGCATGAGGTCAGCCTCGATGGCGCGGTCAAGGATGCGCGCGACGTTGCCCAGGCACTGAAGACGGCGGACGTCGGCACCATCCGCGAATTCATCAACGAAAAGGCGACGAAGGACGCGATCCGCGCCGGCTGGCTGGAACTTGTCGGTGCCGCGACAAAAGGCGACATGATCATCTTCACTTATGCCGGTCACGGCGCCCAGATGCCGGAACTTGTCGCCGGCAGCGAGCCGGATGGGCTTGATGAGTTTCTGGAGTTGCCGGGATTCGATCGTAGCCGGGCCGAGGAGACGGCAAAGGAGATCATCGTCGACAATGAACTCAATGCCTGGTTCGCGGAAGCTGAGGCCAAGGGTGTCCAGGTGCTGTTTGTCTCCGACAGCTGTTATTCCGGCGGCATGAACCGATCGATCTCCGGCAAGACGCGGCTCGCACCGACGGTGCGGGCGCAGTTGCCGCCGCCGTCGCAAGAGGCGGTTTCCGGCGCGGCGGTGAAGGATGCGGACCTGTCGCAGGTGACTATCCTTGCCGCATCGCTTGAGAGCCAGCTGACACCGGAGGTGGTGATTGAAGGCGAGCCGCGCGGCGCGCTCAGTTGGAGTTTCGCCCGCGCGCTTGAGGGGGCCGCCGATCGCGATGGCGACGGGCTGATTTCGCGGGTCGAACTCGAGGATTACGTCTTCTCCAACGTCAAGCTCCAGTCCGAGGCGCTGCAGGTGCCGAACTTCACACCACAGGTGCCGCGATCGGACAGGGAGATCGTCCTGTCGCTGCCGAGAAGTGCGGCGCTGGCAGACGGCAATGGTGCAGCAGCAACAGGCCGGTCGTCAAAGCTGAAGCCCGCCCGAGACATGGGTTGGACAGGAACGCTGGCGCTCAGCGTCAACGGCACAGCGCCGACGCTTGAAAATGTCGGTGGCAGCGGTGTTCCCTATCGATGGGATGCCACGAGCGGCACATTCTACACGCCGAACGGCGACGTTGCCGGCGAACATGTCGCTGCCGACATGGTGCAGGGTGTGGTCGATAAATTCATCCTTCTTGATTTCCTGAAGGTGCTTGCCGCGCAGAACCCGGGCAAAGTCTCGCTGACGCCGGTCAAGGACATCTATTCATCAGGCGACCGCCTGAACTTCGACGCTCCGCAGTCCGGATACGCGAACATGCTGGTGTTCAATCTGGCTAATACCGGGGAAGTCCAGCTTCTCGATGCCCAGGTCTCGGGCTCCGGCAGCCATGTGTTCAAGCTCAGGGACCTGGAGGTGGTCAAACCTTTTGGCGCCGATCATCTTGTGGTCGTCTCGACAAACGCCCCGATCGATGCGGTGGTTGCTGCTTTATCCAGCCCAGGCGTCGAGGCATCCGAGTTTCTGCGCCTTCTGGAAGAGCGGCTGGACGGCACCGACAGTGCCGTCGCTATCCAACCGCTCTACACGCGGGAGCGCGGGCAATGA
- a CDS encoding caspase family protein, producing MTADIGVWRFLLPLMALGTCSPVLAADRALLIGIGNYQNLPPKLFLHGPKNDLVAMEGLLSGTLGFDRSAIRVLKDEQATGAAILSSIEEWLVAGTQPGDRAYLYYSGHGLQVTDLDDDEDDGMDEALAPFDLVAKNKDWDGAITDDELDAILERLKGRAVTLVIDACHSGTISRSLSNDVSAGIDGARFLPRPVAKPVEQALTRGLRIDLGVVDKPAHVNESGTVAWSASAPYQVAWDDVRLPVESRHGVFTAAYVAGQMGAAADANANGLTSNAELFEYVTVQSAAYCASQKKCETLDPQLETKAQNLGASAIVPVQARADAKARYQPVTGSSTGQVSYQDANAIDAVGDIVGKADAGDVTLGIDRPTSMKAGDVFKLTVASKIAGSLILLDVNAEGAATQIFPNEFAQKITPLSANVPLTLPDEYYGFDFEASGEGESAFVALVVNDPVDLAAVAPKARGLKVELRARETLSEIVSRLQKTWTEDLDKRGIRWSVGMLRYHVE from the coding sequence ATGACCGCGGACATCGGTGTCTGGCGTTTCCTGCTGCCGCTCATGGCGCTGGGGACCTGTTCGCCTGTCTTGGCTGCGGACCGGGCCTTGCTCATCGGGATAGGAAACTATCAGAACCTGCCGCCGAAGCTGTTCCTGCACGGCCCGAAAAACGACCTCGTTGCCATGGAAGGATTGCTGTCAGGCACACTCGGCTTCGATCGTTCCGCGATCCGAGTACTGAAGGATGAGCAGGCGACGGGCGCGGCCATCCTGTCGTCGATCGAAGAATGGCTGGTCGCGGGCACGCAGCCCGGTGACCGGGCCTATCTCTATTATTCGGGTCACGGTCTTCAGGTGACGGATCTCGATGACGACGAGGACGACGGCATGGATGAGGCGCTGGCGCCATTCGATCTGGTCGCCAAGAACAAGGATTGGGATGGCGCCATCACTGATGACGAGCTCGATGCCATCCTCGAACGCTTGAAGGGCAGGGCGGTGACCCTGGTGATCGACGCCTGTCACTCTGGCACGATCTCGCGGTCGCTCTCCAACGATGTGTCCGCAGGCATCGACGGCGCGCGTTTCCTACCGCGCCCCGTGGCGAAACCGGTGGAGCAGGCACTGACGCGCGGGCTGCGGATCGATCTCGGCGTCGTCGACAAGCCGGCCCACGTCAACGAAAGCGGTACCGTTGCCTGGAGCGCAAGCGCGCCCTATCAGGTGGCCTGGGACGATGTGCGGCTGCCCGTCGAAAGCCGTCACGGTGTCTTCACCGCGGCCTATGTCGCCGGGCAGATGGGGGCGGCGGCGGACGCGAACGCCAATGGCCTGACCAGCAACGCCGAGCTTTTCGAATATGTCACGGTGCAATCTGCCGCTTACTGCGCCTCGCAGAAAAAATGCGAGACCCTCGACCCGCAACTGGAGACGAAGGCGCAGAACCTCGGTGCCAGTGCCATAGTGCCGGTACAGGCGCGTGCGGATGCGAAGGCTCGGTATCAGCCCGTTACCGGCAGCAGTACCGGCCAGGTAAGCTATCAGGATGCGAATGCAATCGATGCGGTCGGCGATATCGTCGGCAAGGCCGACGCTGGTGACGTGACCCTCGGCATCGACAGGCCAACGTCGATGAAGGCCGGTGACGTGTTCAAGCTGACGGTCGCAAGCAAGATTGCCGGGAGCCTCATCCTGCTCGACGTCAATGCAGAGGGCGCAGCAACCCAGATCTTTCCCAACGAGTTCGCGCAGAAGATTACCCCACTCAGCGCCAACGTGCCTTTGACACTGCCGGACGAATATTACGGCTTCGACTTCGAAGCATCGGGCGAAGGTGAGAGTGCGTTCGTTGCCCTGGTGGTCAACGATCCCGTTGATCTGGCGGCGGTCGCGCCGAAGGCACGGGGACTCAAGGTCGAGCTCCGCGCGCGCGAGACCTTGAGCGAAATAGTCTCGCGGTTGCAGAAGACCTGGACCGAGGACCTGGATAAGCGCGGCATCCGCTGGTCGGTCGGTATGCTGCGCTATCACGTCGAGTGA
- a CDS encoding amino acid ABC transporter ATP-binding protein yields the protein MANTATASKMTVSATDVAVEINGMNKWYGDFHVLRDINLKVMKGERIVIAGPSGSGKSTMIRCINRLEEHQKGKIVVDGIELTNDLKKIDEVRREVGMVFQHFNLFPHLTILENCTLAPIWVRKMPKKQAEEIAMHFLKRVKIPEQALKYPGQLSGGQQQRVAIARSLCMKPKILLFDEPTSALDPEMVKEVLDTMVGLAEEGMTMLCVTHEMGFARQVANRVIFMDQGQIVEQNSPAEFFDNPQHERTKLFLSQILH from the coding sequence ATGGCAAATACAGCCACTGCTTCCAAGATGACCGTATCCGCGACCGACGTTGCGGTCGAAATCAACGGAATGAACAAATGGTACGGGGACTTCCACGTTCTCCGTGACATCAACCTGAAGGTCATGAAGGGCGAGCGTATCGTCATCGCCGGCCCGTCGGGCTCCGGCAAATCGACGATGATCCGCTGCATCAACCGACTGGAAGAGCACCAGAAGGGCAAGATCGTCGTCGACGGCATCGAGCTCACCAACGACCTGAAGAAGATCGATGAAGTGCGCCGCGAAGTCGGCATGGTGTTCCAGCACTTCAACCTGTTCCCGCACCTGACTATCCTGGAAAACTGCACGCTTGCACCGATCTGGGTTCGCAAGATGCCGAAGAAGCAGGCCGAAGAAATCGCGATGCACTTCCTGAAGCGCGTCAAGATCCCAGAGCAGGCCCTCAAATATCCAGGCCAGCTTTCGGGCGGTCAGCAGCAGCGCGTGGCGATCGCCCGCTCGCTGTGCATGAAGCCAAAAATCCTGCTGTTTGATGAGCCCACTTCGGCGCTCGACCCGGAAATGGTCAAGGAAGTGCTCGATACGATGGTCGGCCTTGCTGAAGAAGGCATGACCATGCTGTGCGTGACCCACGAAATGGGCTTTGCCCGCCAGGTCGCCAACCGCGTGATCTTCATGGACCAGGGCCAGATCGTCGAACAGAACTCGCCTGCCGAGTTCTTCGACAATCCGCAGCATGAGCGCACCAAGCTCTTCCTCAGCCAGATCCTGCACTAG
- a CDS encoding amino acid ABC transporter permease, with protein MNTHQGNFVRTSMIEAAPAPILTGGLAYWLRKNLFATPKDSILTIISLLVLAWLVPPAVQWLFIDAAWTGGGRGVCATVAQGGSQPDGWSGACWAFVNAKFDQFLFGRYPIEERWRPALIGILFILFLTPMLIPKVPYKNINAILLLVVLPILSLILLPGGWFGLTFVETPLWGGLMVTLVLSFVGIAVSLPLGILLALGRKSTMPVIKMLCTFFIEVVRGIPLITVLFMASVMLPLFLPQGVTFDKFLRALIGVSFFASAYMAEVVRGGLQAIGKGQYEGADSLGLSYWQKMNLIVLPQALKLVIPGIVNTFIGLFKDTSLVSIIGMFDLLGIVRLNFSDANWVSAVTPISGLIFAGFIFWLFCFGMSRYSGFMERVLDTAHKR; from the coding sequence ATGAACACGCACCAGGGAAATTTCGTCCGCACTTCGATGATCGAGGCTGCACCCGCTCCCATACTGACGGGCGGCCTTGCCTACTGGCTTCGCAAGAACCTCTTTGCGACGCCGAAGGATTCGATTCTTACGATCATAAGCCTGCTCGTGCTCGCCTGGCTCGTACCGCCGGCAGTGCAATGGCTCTTCATCGATGCCGCCTGGACGGGCGGCGGGCGTGGGGTCTGCGCCACCGTCGCACAGGGCGGCTCGCAGCCGGACGGCTGGAGCGGCGCGTGCTGGGCCTTCGTCAATGCCAAGTTCGACCAATTCCTCTTCGGGCGTTACCCGATCGAGGAGCGCTGGCGGCCGGCCCTCATCGGCATCCTGTTCATCCTGTTCCTGACGCCGATGCTGATCCCGAAGGTCCCCTACAAGAACATTAATGCGATCCTGCTTCTCGTCGTGCTACCGATCCTGTCGCTTATCCTTTTGCCAGGCGGTTGGTTTGGTCTGACCTTCGTCGAAACCCCACTGTGGGGCGGCCTGATGGTGACGCTGGTGCTGTCGTTCGTCGGCATCGCGGTATCGCTGCCCCTAGGCATCCTGCTTGCGCTTGGCCGAAAATCGACCATGCCGGTGATCAAGATGCTGTGCACGTTCTTCATCGAAGTTGTGCGCGGCATCCCGCTCATCACCGTTCTGTTCATGGCCAGTGTCATGCTGCCGCTGTTCCTGCCGCAGGGTGTGACCTTCGACAAGTTCCTGCGCGCGCTGATCGGCGTGTCGTTCTTCGCCTCCGCCTATATGGCCGAGGTGGTGCGCGGCGGTCTGCAGGCGATCGGCAAGGGGCAGTATGAGGGTGCCGATTCGCTCGGCCTCAGCTACTGGCAGAAGATGAACCTCATCGTGCTGCCGCAGGCGCTGAAGCTGGTGATCCCCGGCATCGTCAACACCTTCATCGGACTGTTCAAGGATACGTCGCTGGTTTCGATCATCGGCATGTTCGATCTGCTCGGCATCGTCCGGCTGAACTTCTCGGATGCCAACTGGGTCTCGGCGGTCACGCCGATCTCCGGGCTAATTTTCGCAGGCTTCATATTCTGGCTTTTCTGCTTTGGTATGTCGCGCTATTCAGGCTTCATGGAACGTGTGCTCGACACGGCCCATAAACGATAA